Below is a genomic region from Magnetococcales bacterium.
GTTTGAGGATGAAGCCGAGATTTTCATTCTCGAAGACACCATCGAAGAGGATGAACCGTTGCACTATACGCTCGAACCGGTAGACGATCCCGAGGCGGTCCTGTCGCGCAATGCGGGGCTTTTCGGTATCAAAAGCGCCGTGCATGATTTCCTCGGACGGGTTGTCGGCGGCATCGAGATGGAAGAAGATGACGATGAAGAAGCCGATGACGCCGATGATGCTGACAAGTGAACCTTGACATGATCTACTGCTGACCGGTCATTTTTTTCGCAGGGGGGGACGGGATGCGCCAACAGGGTTTGGCGTTCCTGTCCTTGATTGTGCGCCGGTCCACCCTTGACGACGACCAATCCTCCGGTTGATCCTGTTTCCGCTCCGTCATCCCACAAAAGTGTTTGATGCGATGCTGTCGCCGTGCGGCGCGGTGCGCCTGTTTCATTTTGAGAGCGATCCTGAATCTGCTCAGGAATGGTATTCCTTGTATTTGCACACCAGGGATCCAAAGACCTGTAATTCACCCTTGACTTCGATCAATGGGTAACGCGAGTTCAAAGGTTTTAAATATCGTTGTTCTCCATGCAAAATAAACTGTTTGAAGGTAGGCCGATTCATTCCTTCGCGGGCGACCAGGAACCGATTGTGGGAGGCATCCCGTTTGGGGTCGATGATGATGATTTCCCCTTCGAGGAATTCCGATTCCATGGAATCATCGGCGACTTTCAGGGCAAACGCGCGATCGCTGGCATTTGGGGCGACCGGGATCCAGGATGTGACGTTTGGAAAGAAGTGTTCCATGGAGGGACCTTCGAATTTGATCAGTTCATCCCAGGTGGTCAAAGGGATGCGACCGATCAGAGGATAAGAATGATGGGGTACGCCGCCCTCGCCGATGCCGTGAGAGTCGGCCAGACAGGAGGCGATGCCGGGCAGGGCCATTT
It encodes:
- a CDS encoding helix-turn-helix domain-containing protein → MSTTLNERIKLARKHAGITQKELAERVGISQTAIHKLEGGGSRSSRKTIAIALTCGVDPIWLDTGRGEMALPGIASCLADSHGIGEGGVPHHSYPLIGRIPLTTWDELIKFEGPSMEHFFPNVTSWIPVAPNASDRAFALKVADDSMESEFLEGEIIIIDPKRDASHNRFLVAREGMNRPTFKQFILHGEQRYLKPLNSRYPLIEVKGELQVFGSLVCKYKEYHS